From Granulimonas faecalis:
CTCTGCATCGTCGGGCTAGTCATCGGCGCTGTGGCCGCATGGGTCGTTGCCAACGGCAAGACCAACGCCAGGGTCGTCGAGGCCAACGAGAAGGTCCGCCAGGCCGAGGACACGGCCAGACGCACCGTCGAGGAGGCTGCCCGCACGGCAGAGACCCAGAAGAAAGAGTCGCTTCTCGAGGCCCAGGAGGAGATCCTCAAGCTCCGCCATGCCCAGGAGGCGGAGAACCGCACCCGCAAGGGCGAGCTCCGCGAGATGGAGTCCCGCATCATGCAGCGCGAGGAGTCCCTCGACCGCCGCAACGACTCCCTCGACCGCAAGGAGCACCAGCTCTCCGAGGCCCAGAGCCGCCTCGACCGCCGTCGCAACGAGCTTGAGCAGATGGTGAGCGAGCAGTCCTGCGAGCTCGAGCGCATCGCCGCCCTCACCAAGGAGGAGGCGCACGACGAGCTCATCGACCGGGTCCGCAAGGACACCGTGCGCGAGGAGGCCCAGATCCTCCGGGAGTCCGAGCAGCGCGTGAGGGCCCAGGCCGACAAGACCGCCCGCGAGATCGTCTCCACCGCCATCCAGCGCTGCGCCGCCGACCAGGCGGGCGAGATCACGGTCACCTCCGTGCACATCCCGTCCGACGACCTCAAGGGCCGCATCATCGGCCGCGAGGGCCGCAACATCCGCACCTTCGAGCAGGTCTCCGGCGTCTCCCTCGTCATCGACGACACCCCCGAGACCGTGGTGCTCTCCAGTTTCGACCCCGTCCGCCGCGAGACGGCGCGCGTGGCCCTCGAGAACCTCATCGCCGACGGCCGCATCCACCCGGCCCGCATCGAGGAGATGTACGCCAAGGCCGAGAAGCTCGTCCAGCAGCGCGTCGTCGAGGCCGGCGAGCAGGCGGCGTTCGACATGGGCATCCACGACCTGCACCCCGAGATCGTGCGCACCCTCGGAGCGCTTCGCTACCGCACCTCCTACGGCCAGAACGTCCTGCAGCACTCCAAGCAGGTGGCCGAGCTCTGCTCCATCATGGCGGCCGAGATCGGTGCGGACTGCGCCCTCGCCAAGCGCGCCGGCCTCCTGCACGACCTCGGCAAGGCCATCGACCGCGAGGTCGAGGGGCCGCACGCCGTCATCGGCGCCGACCTCGCCCGCAAGTACGGCGAGCGTGCCGACGTCGTGCACGCCATCGAGGCGCACCACGCCGACGTCGAGCCCTCCACGGTCCTCGACGTCCTCGTGATGGCCGCCGACGCCATCAGCGCCGCCCGTCCGGGCGCCCGCCGCGAGTCCGCCGAGACCTACATCAAGCGTCTCGAGAAGCTCGAGGAGATCTCCAACGCCCACGAGGGCGTCGAGCGCACCTACGCCATGCAGGCCGGCCGCGAGCTCCATGTCATGGTGGAGCCTGAGAAGATCTCCGACGCCAAGGCCGTCGTACTCGCCCACGACATCGCCAAGCAGATCGAGGACGAGATGGAGTACCCCGGCCAGGTTCGCGTCGTGGTCATCCGCGAGTCCCGCGCCGTCGATGTGGCCAAGTAGCCCATGGGCGACCTCGCGGACTTCGTGTCGGACGTCATCGGCTCCTCGGCCGTGCGGGTCGAGGAGAACCTCGGCGACGGTTTCGTCCGCCTCGTCGTCGACGAGGCGGAGCGCCGTCAGGCGCGGCATGACATCCGCTGCGTGGAGGACGTCGTCATAGAGATGCTCCGCAACGCGCGCGACGCCGGTGCGACCCAGGTCTACGTGGCCACGGGTCGCACCGGCACCCAACGGCGCGTGGTCATGCTCGACGACGGCTGCGGCGTCCCCGCTGCCCTCCAGGAGCAGATCTTCGAGGCACGCGTGACCTCCAAGCTCGACACGGTCCACGAGGACCGGTGGGGCGTCCACGGCCGCGGCATGGCGCTCTTCTCCATCCGCCAGAACGCCGAGGACGCCCACGTCGCCGCCTCCGTGCCCGGCGGAGGCTCGTCGGTCTCGGTCATGTGCTCCTGCGACGACGTCCCCGAGCGCGCCGACCAGTCCACCTGGCCCGCCCTCGCCACCGACGACGAGGGGCGCCAGACCGTGGGCTCCGGGGCCCACAACATCGCACGGACGTGCTGCGAGTTCGCCCTCGAGGAGCGGGGGAGGGTCCAGGTGTTCCTCGGCTCCGCGGCCGAGGTCGTGGCCACGGTGCGCTCCCGCCTCTCCTCGTCCCTCGACGAGACGGGCATTCTCTTCGTGGACGACCCCTCCTCGCTCCCCGTGCTCGAGCGGCTCTGCGTGGCGGCCGACGCCCGGGAGCTCGTGGAGACCGCCGAGGGTGTGGGGCTCCCCATCTCCGAGCGCACGGCGCACCGCATCCTCTCGGGGGCGATTCGCCCCGTCCGCTCCGTGATGGCCAGGCTCACCCACCGCCCCGACGACGGCACCGGCCGCAGGCGCCCCGTGGACCTCTCCCGGGACCGCAGGAGCCTCCATATCGACGAGGGTGACGCCGAGGAGTTCTCGCGCCTCATGGAGCGCGCCTTCTCGTTCATCGCGGACCGCTACTACGTCTCCCTCGAGGACGCCCCCACGGTGCGCTCCACCGGGGACCGCCTCGTGGTCACCTTTCCCCTCCTCAAAGAGGACGAGGGGTGACGGAGCCCTTCCCGCCATGCAGGTCACCGGGCGGTTCGGGTACCATTGGCAAAGCGCCGCCTCAACCGCACCACGCATCAACCTCATCCGCAACACTGGAGCAACGGTCATGGATTTCCTGAAAGTTTCGAGCAAGTCGTCCCCGGCCTCGGTGGCAGGGGCCATCGCCGGGATGGTGAAGGACGGCGTGCCCGTCAACCTGCAGGCCGTCGGCGCCGGTGCGGTGAACCAGGCGGTCAAGGCCGTGGCCATCGCGCGCGGCTTCCTCATCCCGTCGGGCTTCGACATCTCCATCGCCCCCACCTTCTCCGACATCCAGATCGACGGCGACTCCCGCACGGCCATCCGCATCGCCGTCTACGTGCACCCGCTCGCCGTGGGCGACGCCGCCGCCTCCCCGGCCCCCGTGCTCAAGCGCTCCCAGGAGCTGGGGGCTTGATGGGGGAGGGCGGCCTCGCCGGCCTCACCTACCACGTGAGGACCTTCGGGTGCCAGATGAACCTCCACGACTCCGAGCGCGTCGCCGGCGTCCTCGACTCCTGCGGGATGCTCGAGGCGCCCACGCCCGAGGAGGCGGACGTCGTCGTCTTCATGACCTGCTGCGTCAGGGAGAAGGCCGACACGCACCTCCAGGGCCAGGCCTCCGCCATGGTGAGCGCGCCCGTTCCGCCGTCCGGCCTCCGCACGGTCTGCGTGGGCGGCTGCATCGCCCAGCGAGAGGGCGACGCCATGCGCTCCTTCATCCCCAACGTCGACGTCGTGTTCGGCACCCAGGCCATCGCCAGCCTTCCGCGGCTCATCGAGGAGTCGCGCTCCGAGGCGGGCTCGTCCCTCAAGGCCGACACCGCGGAGCCCGGCACCGCGTTCTCGAGCGACCTCCCCGACCACCGGGAGTCGCCGTTCCACGCGTGGGTCCCCATCATGACGGGCTGCAACAACTTCTGCAGCTACTGCATCGTCCCCTACGTCCGCGGGCGCGAGCGCAGCCGCGCCATGGAGGACGTCGTGGCCGAGGTGAAGGCCCTCGTGGCGGACGGCGTGCGCGAGGTGTGCCTCCTCGGCCAGAACGTCAACTCCTACGGGCGCGACCGCTACGGCGAGCCCCGGTTCGCCGAGCTCCTCCGGGCCGTGGCCGCCACCGGCGTCGAGCGCATCCGGTTCACGAGCTCGCACCCAAAGGACCTCACCGACGAGACCATCGCCGCCATGGCGGAGCTGCCCGCCGTCATGCCCCAGCTGCACCTCGCCGTGCAGTCGGGCTCCACGGACGTGCTCCGGCGCATGAACCGGAAGTACACCCGGAAGGACTACCTCGACCTCGTGCGCCGCATCCGTGCCGCCATGCCCGACATCGCCCTCTCCACCGACATCATCGTCGGCTTCCCCAACGAGACCGAGGAGGACTTCCTTGAGACCCTCTCGCTCGTGAGGGAGGCCGCCTTCTCCAGCGCCTTCACCTTCATCTACTCCAAGCGCGAGGGCACGCCCGCCGCCGCCGTGGACGACCCGACTCCGCGCGACGAGATTCAGGGCCGCTTCGACCGGCTCGTCGCCCTTGTGCAGGAGCAGAGCTGGGACTACAACCGCCGCCAGGTGGGCCGCACCGTGGACGTCCTCGTTGAGGGTCCCTCCAAAAAGGACCCCGGCGTCCTCACCGGCCACAGCCCCGAGAACGTCACCGTGCTCTTCGAGGCCCCCGAGGGCGCGGATTCCGCCGACCTGGTGGGCAAGGTCGTGCCCGTCGAGGTGCTCGACGGCCGCCCGTGGTACCTCCGGGGCACCTGCGCCGGCGACCCGCGATGACCGGGGGGCTGCCGGGTCCCGTCGCCTGCGTCTGCGGTCCCACGGCGTCGGGCAAGTCGGCCGTGGCGGACCTTGTGGCGAGCTCCATGGGCTGCCCCGTGGTCTCCGTCGACGCCATGCAGGTCTATCGCTCCATGGACATCGGCACGGCCAAGACGCCGGTCGCCGAACGGCGTGCCGAGCTCCTCATGGTCGACGTCGCCGGGTTCGACGAGCCGTACTCGGCCGCCCTCTTCCAGCGCGACGCGCGCCGGTGCGTGGACCGGTCCCTCGAGACGGCCGGCTGCGCCGTGCTCTGCGGGGGCACCGGCCTCTACCTCGACGCCGTCATCGACGAGATGGACTTCCCCTCGGGAGACGCCGCCTCGGGCCCCCGCGCCCGCTACGAGGCCGTCGCCCGCGAGCGGGGCCCCGAGGCCCTCTGGACCCTCCTGCGCGACCGCGACCCCGAGAGCGCCGCGGCGGTGCACCCCAACAACGTCCGCCGGGTGGTGCGCGCCCTCGAGCTCGCCGACCAGGGCGAGTCCTACGCGGAGCGCACCCGCCACCTGAGGCACCGCGACCCCCACTACGCCGCCCGCACCTGGGCCCTCGTGCCCGAGCGCGAGACCCTGTACGCGCGCATCGACCGCCGGGTGGACGAGATGTTCGCGGCCGGCCTCGTGGACGAGGTGCGCGCCCTCGACGAGGCCGGCATCCGCCGCTCCGCCACCGCCTCCCAAGCCATCGGCTACAAGGAGGTGCTCGCGGCCCTCGACGGCCTCTGCACCCTCGACGAGGCCCGCGAGCAGGTGAAGCGCTCCACGAGGCGCTACGCCAAGCGGCAGCTCTCGTGGATACGGCGCGACGGCCGCGCCACCGTGGTACCCATGGGGGAGACCACGGTCGAGGGGGCGGCCGCGCTCGTGACAGACGATCTCAGGCGCTCCGTCGAGGCGGGGCGCTGAAAGGGGGCTCCATGGCCCGGAAGACACCGCAACCCACCGCACTGCCGCGCGAGCGTGCCCTTCTCGTGGGCGTCGACCTCGGACGGGCCGACGAGTGGCCCCAGGAGCGCTCCATGGCCGAGCTCGCCCGCCTCGTGGACACCGACGGCGCCGACGTCGTGGGGACCCTCACGCAGCGGCTCGACCGCCCCGTGCCCAAGACCTTCATCGGCTCGGGCAAGGTGCTGGAGCTCAAGGAGGCCGTGGAGGCGCTCGACGTGGACGTCGTGGTCTTCGACGAGGAGCTCACCCCCTCCCAGCAGGGCAACCTCGAGCGGGCCCTGGGCGAGCCCGTGAAGGTGATCGACCGCACGGCGCTCATCCTCGACATCTTCGGCAGCCACGCCCAGACCCGGGAGGGGAGGCTCCAGGTCCAGCTCGCGCAGCTCAAGTACGTGCTCCCGCGCCTGCGCGGGATGTGGAGCCACCTCATGGGCGAGCAGACCCGCGGAGGCATCGGCAGCCGGTTCGGCCAAGGCGAGTCGCAGCTCGAGGTCGATCGACGGCTCATCCGCGACCGCATCTCCCACCTCCGCGGCGAGATCGAGCGGGTGGCCTCGCGCCGCAGGACCCAGTCCAAGGCCCGCTGGGACTCGGGCATCTACCGCGTCTCCCTCGCCGGCTACACCAACGCCGGCAAGTCGACGCTCCTGAACGCCCTCACGGACTCCGACGTCTACGCCAAGGACGAGCTCTTCGCCACGCTGGACCCCACCACCCGCTCCCTCGGCCTCGCCGAGGGCCGCAGGATCACCCTCACCGACACCGTCGGCTTCATCCAGAAGCTCCCGACCACGCTCGTGGAGTCGTTCAGGTCGACCCTCGCCGAGGTGTCCGGCGCCGACCTCGTGGTGCTCGTGGTGGACGCCTCCGACCCCGACTGGAGGGCCCAGGAGGAGGCCGTGAGAAGGACGCTCGACGAGATAGGCGCAGGCGACAAGGCGACCCTCCTCTGCCTCAACAAGGCGGACCTGCTGGACCCGGCGGACCGCGAGGCCCTGCGCCTGGCGTTCCCCGACGCCGTCATGGTGTCGGCCAAGGAGGAGACGGGCCTGGGCGCGCTCCTGCACACCGTGGCGACCAAGGCCTCCGAGGGCGACGTCACCGTGACGGCGCTCGTGCCCTACGACAAGGGCCTGCTCATGAAGATGGTGCACGAGCGCGGGCAGGTGGTCCGCGAGACCTACGTGGACGGCGGCCTGCTCGTCACGGCCAAGGTTCCGCCGCGCCTGGCAGGATCGCTGGAGCCCTACCGGGCCGACGACCCGGCCCCGGACGCCTAGACGCCGAGGAGCGCGAGGGCGGCGAGCAGCAGGGGCTGGTGCACCACGTAGATGGGGAGGGCGTGGCGCCCCACCCACTCGAGGGGGGCGCACCGCGCCGCGAGGACCCGGCGCGGGTACCCGCGCGGCGCGAACCAGCGCCCCACGGCCACGCCCACGCCGTACATGAGGGCGAAGGGCACGAGGGGGTAGTAGTCCCCCGACACGAACCCCGGCGACGGCAGGCCGAGCCATGCGAGGCCCGGGTGGGCGTACCAGCCGGCGGGGAGCGCCACCTCCCACGGGCCGACGCCCAGCTCCCGCGAGGGGACGCCGAGCGTCAGGAGGAAGAGCGCGAGGAGCGCCGCGGCGCACGGGAGCCCGCGCGGCTCCAGGTGGGCGCGCTCGAGCAGGGCGTCCACGAGCGTGGCGGCGCCTATACAGAATATGATGCCGAAGCTGACGGGGTCGTCCACGGCCGCCAGGGACGTGGCCGCGAAGATGGCGAGCGCCACGGCGAGGTAGCGCAGCGAGCGCGTGAGGTTGTCGTGGGAGAAGCTGCACATCCACCCCGACACGAGGAGGAACGTCCAGCTGATGGACGCCCGCCAGACGTCCTGTAGCGGCGGCGCGAACCACGCGACGTCGACCCCCTCGATGAAGACGAGGTCGTAGCAGAGGTGGAAGAGCACCATCGACACGACGGAGAAGCCGCGCACGGCGTCGAAGAGCCGCACGCGGCCGACGGGGCGCTCCCAGGGGCCGGCAGGGGAGGGCGCGGTCACGAGATGGTGCGCAGAAGCGCGGTCACCCGGCCGAGGATGCGGGGGTTCTCCACATAGATGGGCTCCATGGCGTCGTTCTCCGGCTGGAGCCTGCAGCGGCCCCTCTCGCGGTAGAACGTCTTGACCGTGGCGCCGTCGCCCACGAGGGCCACGACGATCTCGCCGTTCACGGCGTCCGATGCCTCGCGCACCACGAGGTAGTCGCCGTCGAAGATGCCGGCGTTGATCATGGAGTCTCCCTTGACGCGGAGCATGAAGGAGCAGTTGTCGCCCACG
This genomic window contains:
- the rny gene encoding ribonuclease Y, with product MDPVITVVLCIVGLVIGAVAAWVVANGKTNARVVEANEKVRQAEDTARRTVEEAARTAETQKKESLLEAQEEILKLRHAQEAENRTRKGELREMESRIMQREESLDRRNDSLDRKEHQLSEAQSRLDRRRNELEQMVSEQSCELERIAALTKEEAHDELIDRVRKDTVREEAQILRESEQRVRAQADKTAREIVSTAIQRCAADQAGEITVTSVHIPSDDLKGRIIGREGRNIRTFEQVSGVSLVIDDTPETVVLSSFDPVRRETARVALENLIADGRIHPARIEEMYAKAEKLVQQRVVEAGEQAAFDMGIHDLHPEIVRTLGALRYRTSYGQNVLQHSKQVAELCSIMAAEIGADCALAKRAGLLHDLGKAIDREVEGPHAVIGADLARKYGERADVVHAIEAHHADVEPSTVLDVLVMAADAISAARPGARRESAETYIKRLEKLEEISNAHEGVERTYAMQAGRELHVMVEPEKISDAKAVVLAHDIAKQIEDEMEYPGQVRVVVIRESRAVDVAK
- a CDS encoding ATP-binding protein, encoding MGDLADFVSDVIGSSAVRVEENLGDGFVRLVVDEAERRQARHDIRCVEDVVIEMLRNARDAGATQVYVATGRTGTQRRVVMLDDGCGVPAALQEQIFEARVTSKLDTVHEDRWGVHGRGMALFSIRQNAEDAHVAASVPGGGSSVSVMCSCDDVPERADQSTWPALATDDEGRQTVGSGAHNIARTCCEFALEERGRVQVFLGSAAEVVATVRSRLSSSLDETGILFVDDPSSLPVLERLCVAADARELVETAEGVGLPISERTAHRILSGAIRPVRSVMARLTHRPDDGTGRRRPVDLSRDRRSLHIDEGDAEEFSRLMERAFSFIADRYYVSLEDAPTVRSTGDRLVVTFPLLKEDEG
- a CDS encoding stage V sporulation protein S yields the protein MDFLKVSSKSSPASVAGAIAGMVKDGVPVNLQAVGAGAVNQAVKAVAIARGFLIPSGFDISIAPTFSDIQIDGDSRTAIRIAVYVHPLAVGDAAASPAPVLKRSQELGA
- the miaB gene encoding tRNA (N6-isopentenyl adenosine(37)-C2)-methylthiotransferase MiaB; the encoded protein is MGEGGLAGLTYHVRTFGCQMNLHDSERVAGVLDSCGMLEAPTPEEADVVVFMTCCVREKADTHLQGQASAMVSAPVPPSGLRTVCVGGCIAQREGDAMRSFIPNVDVVFGTQAIASLPRLIEESRSEAGSSLKADTAEPGTAFSSDLPDHRESPFHAWVPIMTGCNNFCSYCIVPYVRGRERSRAMEDVVAEVKALVADGVREVCLLGQNVNSYGRDRYGEPRFAELLRAVAATGVERIRFTSSHPKDLTDETIAAMAELPAVMPQLHLAVQSGSTDVLRRMNRKYTRKDYLDLVRRIRAAMPDIALSTDIIVGFPNETEEDFLETLSLVREAAFSSAFTFIYSKREGTPAAAVDDPTPRDEIQGRFDRLVALVQEQSWDYNRRQVGRTVDVLVEGPSKKDPGVLTGHSPENVTVLFEAPEGADSADLVGKVVPVEVLDGRPWYLRGTCAGDPR
- the miaA gene encoding tRNA (adenosine(37)-N6)-dimethylallyltransferase MiaA; its protein translation is MTGGLPGPVACVCGPTASGKSAVADLVASSMGCPVVSVDAMQVYRSMDIGTAKTPVAERRAELLMVDVAGFDEPYSAALFQRDARRCVDRSLETAGCAVLCGGTGLYLDAVIDEMDFPSGDAASGPRARYEAVARERGPEALWTLLRDRDPESAAAVHPNNVRRVVRALELADQGESYAERTRHLRHRDPHYAARTWALVPERETLYARIDRRVDEMFAAGLVDEVRALDEAGIRRSATASQAIGYKEVLAALDGLCTLDEAREQVKRSTRRYAKRQLSWIRRDGRATVVPMGETTVEGAAALVTDDLRRSVEAGR
- the hflX gene encoding GTPase HflX codes for the protein MARKTPQPTALPRERALLVGVDLGRADEWPQERSMAELARLVDTDGADVVGTLTQRLDRPVPKTFIGSGKVLELKEAVEALDVDVVVFDEELTPSQQGNLERALGEPVKVIDRTALILDIFGSHAQTREGRLQVQLAQLKYVLPRLRGMWSHLMGEQTRGGIGSRFGQGESQLEVDRRLIRDRISHLRGEIERVASRRRTQSKARWDSGIYRVSLAGYTNAGKSTLLNALTDSDVYAKDELFATLDPTTRSLGLAEGRRITLTDTVGFIQKLPTTLVESFRSTLAEVSGADLVVLVVDASDPDWRAQEEAVRRTLDEIGAGDKATLLCLNKADLLDPADREALRLAFPDAVMVSAKEETGLGALLHTVATKASEGDVTVTALVPYDKGLLMKMVHERGQVVRETYVDGGLLVTAKVPPRLAGSLEPYRADDPAPDA
- a CDS encoding heparan-alpha-glucosaminide N-acetyltransferase, translating into MTAPSPAGPWERPVGRVRLFDAVRGFSVVSMVLFHLCYDLVFIEGVDVAWFAPPLQDVWRASISWTFLLVSGWMCSFSHDNLTRSLRYLAVALAIFAATSLAAVDDPVSFGIIFCIGAATLVDALLERAHLEPRGLPCAAALLALFLLTLGVPSRELGVGPWEVALPAGWYAHPGLAWLGLPSPGFVSGDYYPLVPFALMYGVGVAVGRWFAPRGYPRRVLAARCAPLEWVGRHALPIYVVHQPLLLAALALLGV